In a single window of the Acipenser ruthenus chromosome 8, fAciRut3.2 maternal haplotype, whole genome shotgun sequence genome:
- the LOC117407110 gene encoding 2-Hydroxyacid oxidase 2-like isoform X2 produces MSSSVLNCNRHGRCTEMAMVCLTDFEEYAKEHLPKATWDYYAAGADECCTRDDNLLAYKRIRLRPRMLRDVSVSDTRTTVLGTEISFPVGIAPTAFHCLAWHEGEISTAKATEALNTCYITSTYSTCSVEEIVAAAPNGYRWFQLYVYRNRKVSEQIVHRVEALGYKALVLTVDVPYTGKRRNDIRNQFRLPPHLKENNSPEEYGIPANTLDPSISWKDIYWLQSLTRLPIVIKGILTKEDAELAVEHGVQGIIVSNHGGRQLDGGPATIDALAEIVDMVQGRIEVYLDGGVRTGSDVLKAIAVGAKCVFIGRPVVWGLAYKGEEGVREILQILNDEFRLSMALAGCRNVSEINRNLIQFSKL; encoded by the exons ATGAGCTCTTCAGTCCTAAATTGCAACAG acACGGGCGTTGCACTGAGATGGCTATGGTATGCCTGACAGATTTTGAGGAGTATGCAAAAGAACATCTCCCAAAGGCTACCTGGGACTATTACGCAGCTGGTGCTGATGAGTGCTGTACTAGAGATGACAACCTGTTGGCATATAAACG aattcgTCTGCGCCCCCGGATGCTGCGGGATGTGTCCGTCAGCGACACCCGGACTACAGTCCTCGGCACGGAGATCAGTTTCCCTGTAGGCATTGCGCCTACTGCCTTTCATTGCTTGGCATGGCATGAAGGAGAAATTAGTACTGCAAAAG CTACTGAGGCGCTGAACACTTGTTACATCACCAGCACCTACTCTACCTGCTCAGTGGAGGAGATTGTGGCAGCTGCTCCCAACGGCTACCGCTGGTTTCAGCTGTACGTCTACCGGAACCGCAAGGTCTCGGAGCAGATTGTCCACCGGGTGGAAGCACTGGGCTACAAGGCTTTGGTACTTACAGTAGATGTTCCCTACACTGGGAAAAGGAGGAACGACATACGGAACCAATTTCGGCTACCGCCACATCTTAAA GAAAACAACAGTCCTGAAGAATATGGCATTCCAGCCAACACTCTGGACCCATCCATCAGCTGGAAGGACATCTACTGGCTGCAGTCCTTGACACGCCTGCCCATCGTTATCAAGGGGATTCTGACGAAGGAGGACGCCGAGCTGGCTGTGGAGCACGGGGTCCAGGGCATCATTGTGTCCAACCATGGGGGCAGACAGCTGGACGGAGGGCCTGCTACA ATAGATGCCCTTGCAGAGATTGTGGATATGGTCCAGGGTAGAATTGAAGTGTATTTAGATGGAGGAGTccgcacaggaagtgatgtgttGAAGGCAATTGCAGTTGGAGCAAAGTGCGTCTTTATTGGGAGGCCTGTGGTTTGGGGCCTTGCTTACAAG gGGGAAGAAGGAGTCCGGGAGATTTTGCAGATTCTCAATGATGAATTTCGCCTGTCCATGGCACTGGCCG GTTGCAGAAATGTTTCTGAGATCAACAGAAACCTGATTCAGTTCTCCAAGCTTTAG
- the LOC117407109 gene encoding kelch-like protein 13, whose translation MTEEDKLVCKLSWVSRRRTSAVSKPQTRKSNRGTRIFSSDAHGSAALQSFDQFRSDETLCDVVLVSGEGSESFPVHRVLMASSSDYFKAMFTGGMKEQELKTIKLQGLSRVGLKNIIDFIYTAKVALNMDNLQDTLEAASFLQIMPVLDFCKELLTSEVTTDNCVEVGRIASIYHLTEVSSFINEFVLRNFSVLLKEGQYLQLSEDSMAHALASDNLKNCTEMELFKHTCDWLKHDESRKAHTYKLMKNIRFPLMTPSELLQISDEADFLRADAACVNLLLEASNYQMMPYMQPIMQTERTRIRSDANHLVTLGGVLRQQLVVSKELRLFDEETKNWKALKPMDVPRYQHGIAVIGNFLYIVGGQSNYDTKGKTAVDSVYRYDPRFNRWLQVASLNEKRTFFHLSALKGKLYAVGGRNTTGEIASVECYNLRNNEWTCVAPISEPHYGHAGTVHGELMYISGGITHDTFQKELTCYDPDTNTWSRKADMSTLRGLHCMCTIEDRLYVIGGNHFRGTNDYDDVLSCEYYCPGTDQWTAIAPMLSGQSDVGVAVFKSKIYVIGGYSWNSRCMVEIVQCYDPEKDEWEKVFDVLEPLGGIRACSLIVHPPEDTVDSQTQECPLSTKS comes from the exons ATGAC GGAAGAAGACAAACTTGTCTGTAAACTCTCCTGGGTCAGCCGCAGGAGGACGTCAGCAGTCAGCAAGCCCCAGACCAGGAAGAGTAACAGGGGCACCAGAATCTTCAGCAGTGATGCTCATGGCTCAGCTGCTTTACAG AGTTTTGACCAGTTTCGTTCTGATGAAACCCTTTGTGACGTGGTCCTGGTGTCAGGAGAAGGATCTGAGTCATTCCCTGTCCACAGAGTGCTCATGGCTTCTTCCAGTGACTACTTCAAGGCAATGTTCACAG GTGGCATGAAGGAACAGGAGCTAAAAACAATCAAGCTTCAAGGGCTGAGTCGTGTCGGGCTGAAGAACATAATAGACTTTATTTACACAGCAAAAGTCGCCCTCAATATGGACAACCTCCAGGACACATTAGAAGCAGCAAGCTTTCTGCAGATCATGCCTGTGCTAGACTTCTGTAAAGAACTGCTTACAAGTGAG GTTACGACAGACAACTGTGTGGAAGTGGGCCGAATCGCTAGCATCTACCACCTTACAGAAGTGAGCAGCTTCATCAATGAGTTTGTCCTCAGGAACTTCTCAGTTCTGTTGAAGGAAGGGCAATACCTGCAGTTGTCCGAGGATAGCATGGCCCATGCTCTGGCCAGTGACAACCTGAAGAATTGCACTGAGATGGAGCTCTTCAAACACACCTGTGATTGGCTAAAGCATGACGAATCCCGCAAAGCACACACCTACAAGCTCATGAAGAACATCCGTTTCCCGCTCATGACGCCCAGTGAGCTGCTGCAAATATCCGATGAAGCAGACTTCCTGCGGGCGGACGCAGCCTGTGTCAACCTGCTCCTGGAGGCAAGCAACTACCAGATGATGCCCTACATGCAGCCCATCATGCAGACAGAGAGAACGCGCATTCGCTCTGATGCCAACCACCTGGTCACCTTAGGGGGAGTACTACGCCAACAGCTAGTGGTCAGCAAAGAGCTACGGTTGTTTGATGAAGAAACCAAGAATTGGAAGGCCCTGAAGCCAATGGATGTGCCAAGGTACCAGCATGGCATCGCTGTGATTGGCAACTTCCTCTACATTGTGGGTGGGCAGAGCAACTATGACACCAAGGGGAAGACAGCAGTGGACAGTGTCTATAGATATGACCCTCGCTTTAACAGGTGGTTGCAGGTGGCCTCCCTTAATGAGAAGAGGACCTTTTTCCACTTGAGTGCCTTGAAAGGAAAACTGTATGCAGTGGGTGGAAGGAACACAACAGGCGAGATAG CTAGCGTAGAATGCTACAACCTTCGCAATAATGAGTGGACATGTGTGGCTCCAATAAGCGAACCCCATTATGGACATGCTGGAACAGTTCACGGAGAGTTAATGTACATCTCAG GAGGCATAACACATGACACGTTCCAGAAAGAACTGACCTGTTATGATCCTGACACCAACACTTGGAGCCGCAAAGCAGACATGTCCACCCTTCGAGGACTTCACTGCATGTGCACCATTGAGGACCGCCTTTATGTCATTGGAGGAAACCACTTCCGGGGCACCAACGACTACGATGATGTGCTCAGCTGTGAATATTACTGTCCAGGAACAGACCAGTGGACAGCCATTGCACCCATGCTGAGCGGGCAGAGCGATGTGGGGGTGGCAGTGTTCAAGAGCAAGATCTATGTGATTGGGGGTTACTCGTGGAACAGCCGATGTATGGTGGAGATAGTCCAGTGCTATGACCCCGAGAAGGATGAGTGGGAAAAAGTGTTTGATGTCCTGGAACCTCTTGGGGGTATTCGGGCTTGCTCCTTAATTGTACATCCACCAGAGGACACCGTGGATTCACAAACACAAGAGTGCCCCCTGTCCACCAAGAGCTGA
- the LOC117407110 gene encoding 2-Hydroxyacid oxidase 2-like isoform X1: MSSSVLNCNRHGRCTEMAMVCLTDFEEYAKEHLPKATWDYYAAGADECCTRDDNLLAYKRIRLRPRMLRDVSVSDTRTTVLGTEISFPVGIAPTAFHCLAWHEGEISTAKATEALNTCYITSTYSTCSVEEIVAAAPNGYRWFQLYVYRNRKVSEQIVHRVEALGYKALVLTVDVPYTGKRRNDIRNQFRLPPHLKVKNFDGVFEENNSPEEYGIPANTLDPSISWKDIYWLQSLTRLPIVIKGILTKEDAELAVEHGVQGIIVSNHGGRQLDGGPATIDALAEIVDMVQGRIEVYLDGGVRTGSDVLKAIAVGAKCVFIGRPVVWGLAYKGEEGVREILQILNDEFRLSMALAGCRNVSEINRNLIQFSKL, translated from the exons ATGAGCTCTTCAGTCCTAAATTGCAACAG acACGGGCGTTGCACTGAGATGGCTATGGTATGCCTGACAGATTTTGAGGAGTATGCAAAAGAACATCTCCCAAAGGCTACCTGGGACTATTACGCAGCTGGTGCTGATGAGTGCTGTACTAGAGATGACAACCTGTTGGCATATAAACG aattcgTCTGCGCCCCCGGATGCTGCGGGATGTGTCCGTCAGCGACACCCGGACTACAGTCCTCGGCACGGAGATCAGTTTCCCTGTAGGCATTGCGCCTACTGCCTTTCATTGCTTGGCATGGCATGAAGGAGAAATTAGTACTGCAAAAG CTACTGAGGCGCTGAACACTTGTTACATCACCAGCACCTACTCTACCTGCTCAGTGGAGGAGATTGTGGCAGCTGCTCCCAACGGCTACCGCTGGTTTCAGCTGTACGTCTACCGGAACCGCAAGGTCTCGGAGCAGATTGTCCACCGGGTGGAAGCACTGGGCTACAAGGCTTTGGTACTTACAGTAGATGTTCCCTACACTGGGAAAAGGAGGAACGACATACGGAACCAATTTCGGCTACCGCCACATCTTAAAGTAAAGAATTTTGATGGTGTTTTCGAG GAAAACAACAGTCCTGAAGAATATGGCATTCCAGCCAACACTCTGGACCCATCCATCAGCTGGAAGGACATCTACTGGCTGCAGTCCTTGACACGCCTGCCCATCGTTATCAAGGGGATTCTGACGAAGGAGGACGCCGAGCTGGCTGTGGAGCACGGGGTCCAGGGCATCATTGTGTCCAACCATGGGGGCAGACAGCTGGACGGAGGGCCTGCTACA ATAGATGCCCTTGCAGAGATTGTGGATATGGTCCAGGGTAGAATTGAAGTGTATTTAGATGGAGGAGTccgcacaggaagtgatgtgttGAAGGCAATTGCAGTTGGAGCAAAGTGCGTCTTTATTGGGAGGCCTGTGGTTTGGGGCCTTGCTTACAAG gGGGAAGAAGGAGTCCGGGAGATTTTGCAGATTCTCAATGATGAATTTCGCCTGTCCATGGCACTGGCCG GTTGCAGAAATGTTTCTGAGATCAACAGAAACCTGATTCAGTTCTCCAAGCTTTAG
- the LOC117406856 gene encoding 3 beta-hydroxysteroid dehydrogenase/Delta 5-->4-isomerase-like — MSLAGEVCLITGAFGFLGQRIIQLLLQEDELAEIRLLDRRVRTDILESLEEFRGQAKLTVFEGDIRDAELLKKACQHVSLVIHTASLIDVTGAIDERELKEVNVKGTQFLLEACIQENVKTFIYTSSIEVAGPNTRGDPVINGNEDTVYSCSLKFPYSKTKFQAEQLVLQVNGEVLRSQDKMVTCALRPMYIYGEGCNFLLGHMDDGIRNGDILLRSSKKESVVNPVYVGNVAWAHILAAKAMRDPKKAALIGGRFYFISDDTPHVSYSDFNHVVLKPLGFGIQERLALPLPLLLLLTLFLEMVQVFLKPFVKYTPRMNRQLLIMLNTQFSFTYKKAQRDFGYTPKYSWEDARTITTTWLESVLPQHRALLKTH; from the exons ATGTCTCTTGCTGGGGAAGTTTGTCTCATTACTGGAGCGTTTGGATTCCTGGGACAAAGAATTATCCAGCttctgctgcaggaggatgagcTTGCAGAGATCAGGCTCCTTGACAGGCGCGTCAGGACTGATATACTTGAATCTTTGGAAG AGTTTCGTGGCCAAGCCAAGCTGACTGTGTTTGAGGGGGATATCAGAGATGCAGAGCTCCTCAAGAAAGCATGCCAGCATGTCAGCCTTGTGATCCACACAGCTTCGCTCATTGATGTCACTGGAGCTATAGACGAACGGGAACTAAAAGAAGTGAATGTAAAAG GTACCCAGTTCTTGCTGGAAGCCTGTATACAAGAGAATGTGAAAACCTTCATCTACACCAGCAGCATTGAGGTGGCAGGTCCAAACACCCGAGGAGACCCTGTGATCAATGGGAATGAAGACACAGTTTATTCATGCTCCTTAAAATTTCCCTACAGCAAGACCAAGTTCCAAGCTGAACAGTTGGTTCTACAGGTCAATGGGGAGGTTCTCAGAAGTCAAGACAAAATGGTGACATGTGCCCTGCGGCCCATGTACATCTATGGGGAAGGCTGTAACTTCCTTTTGGGCCACATGGATGACGGAATCAGAAACGGGGACATATTATTACGTAGCTCCAAAAAGGAGTCTGTTGTGAACCCAGTGTACGTAGGTAATGTAGCCTGGGCCCATATTTTAGCAGCCAAAGCTATGAGGGATCCCAAGAAAGCTGCCTTGATTGGTGGTAGGTTCTACTTCATCTCAGATGACACTCCACATGTAAGCTACTCAGATTTCAACCATGTGGTGTTAAAGCCATTGGGGTTCGGGATTCAGGAGAGGCTCGCTCTCCCTCTGCCACTGCTGTTGTTACTCACACTCTTTCTGGAGATGGTGCAGGTCTTTCTGAAACCTTTTGTGAAGTACACTCCCAGAATGAATCGCCAGCTTCTCATCATGCTCAACACGCAGTTTAGCTTCACCTATAAAAAAGCACAAAGGGATTTTGGTTACACTCCAAAGTACAGCTGGGAGGATGCTAGGACCATTACCACCACTTGGCTTGAATCTGTTTTGCCACAGCACCGTGCACTTCTGAAAACACATTAA